A genome region from Carya illinoinensis cultivar Pawnee chromosome 2, C.illinoinensisPawnee_v1, whole genome shotgun sequence includes the following:
- the LOC122300402 gene encoding phospholipase D zeta 1 isoform X2 produces the protein MASEQLMSGSGTRYVQMQSDPSPSLTPSFHSFRQSSADFTRIFDDLPEATIVSVSRPDAGDISPVLLTYTIEFQYKQFKWRLVKKASHVFYLHFNLKKRAFIEEIHEKQEQVKEWLQNLGIVDQAAMVQDDDEHDDEAIPLTHDESSKKRDVPSSAALPIITPALGRQQSISDRGKVAMQGYLNHFLGNLDIVNSREVCRFLEVSKLSFSPEYGPKLKEDYVMVKHLPKILNGDDERKCCPCHWFNCCNDNWQKVWAVLKPGFLALLEDPFHTQPLDIIVFDVLPASDGNGEGRVSLAKEIKEQNPLRHAFKVTCGNRSIRIRAKSSAKVKDWVAAVNDAGLRPPEGWCHPHRFGSFAPPRGLTEDGSQAQWFVDGRAAFEAIASSIEDAKSEIFICGWWLCPELYLRRPFDAHASSRLENLLEAKAKQGVQIYILLYKEVALALKINSDYSKRKLLSIHENVRVLRYPDHFSSGVYLWSHHEKLVIIDYQICFIGGLDLCFGRYDTCEHKVGDCPPLIWPGKDYYNPRESEPNSWEDTMKDEVDRGKYPRMPWHDVHCALWGPSCRDIARHFVQRWNYAKRNKAPNEQAIPLLMPQQHMVIPHYMGKSREIEVESKNVQNHSDLRRQDSFSARSSLQDIPLLLPQEADGLDSGEPKLNRLDLSNLDQPSKVSSGLSFSFRKSKIEAVGPDTPLKGFVDNFESLDHHEKLLSDRVAQPGMKSSDPDWWETQERGDQGGFADESGQVGPRVSCRCQVIRSVSQWSAGTSQTEESIHGAYRSLIEKAEHFIYIENQFFISGLSGDETIRNRVLEALFRRIMRAYNDKKLFRVIIVIPLLPGFQGGLDDGGAASVRAIMHWQHRTICRGHNSILHNLYELLGPKTHDYISFYGLRAYGKLSAGGPVASSQVYVHSKVMIADDCIALIGSANINDRSLLGSRDSEIGVLIEDKEAVNSFMGGKPWKAGKFSLTLRLSLWSEHLGLRSGEIDRIIDPVADSTYKDIWMATAKTNTAIYQDVFACIPNDLIHTRAALRQTMALWKERLGHSTIDLGIAPEKLESYHNGDIEKSDPMERLAAVRGHLVSFPLDFMCKEDLRPVFNESEYYASSQVFH, from the exons atggcgTCGGAACAGTTAATGTCGGGTTCCGGTACCCGGTACGTACAAATGCAATCGGACCCGTCGCCGTCTTTAACGCCGTCCTTCCACTCGTTCCGTCAAAGCTCCGCTGATTTCACTCGGATTTTTGACGATTTGCCTGAGGCCACTATCGTCTCCGTCTCTCGCCCCGACGCCGGCGATATCAGCCCCGTGCTCCTCACTTATACCATCGAGTTCCAATACAAACAG TTCAAGTGGCGCCTAGTAAAGAAGGCTTCGCATGTTTTCTATTTGCACTTCAATTTGAAGAAACGTGCGTTCATCGAGGAAATTCATGAGAAGCAGGAGCAG GTTAAAGAATGGCTTCAAAATCTAGGAATAGTAGATCAAGCAGCCATGGTGcaagatgatgatgaacatgatgATGAGGCCATTCCCCTAACTCATGATGAAAGTTCCAAAAAAAG AGATGTTCCATCTAGTGCTGCTCTGCCAATTATTACACCAGCCCTGGGAAGGCAACAGTCCATATCAGATAGAGGAAAGGTTGCAATGCAAGGGTATTTAAATCACTTTCTTGGGAACCTTGATATCGTCAACTCCCGAGAG GTTTGCAGGTTTCTGGAGGTTTCAAAGTTATCATTCTCACCAGAATATGGTCCTAAGCTGAAGGAAGATTATGTGATGGTGAAGCATCTACCAAAAATTTTAAACGGCGATGACGAGAGGAAATGTTGTCCTTGTCATTGGTTCAACTGTTGCAATGACAATTGGCAAAAG GTTTGGGCTGTGCTAAAACCTGGATTCTTGGCATTGCTGGAGGATCCTTTTCATACCCAACCCCTAGATATAATTGTCTTTGATGTACTACCTGCCTCAGATGGGAATGGAGAGGGTCGAGTATCACTAgcaaaagaaataaaggaacagAATCCCTTACGCCATGCTTTTAAG GTGACTTGTGGAAATAGGAGCATTAGGATAAGAGCTAAGAGTAGTGCTAAAGTTAAAGATTGGGTTGCTGCAGTCAATGATGCTGGACTAAGGCCTCCTGAGGGCTGGTGTCACCCTCACCGCTTTGGCTCTTTTGCTCCTCCAAGGGGTTTGACTGAAGATGGTAGTCAGGCTCAATGGTTTGTAGATGGTCGAGCAGCATTTGAAGCTATTGCTTCTTCTATTGAGGATGCAAAATCCGAG ATATTTATTTGTGGCTGGTGGTTGTGCCCAGAACTGTATCTACGACGTCCTTTTGATGCTCATGCCTCATCCAGGCTCGAAAATTTGCTGGAAGCAAAAGCTAAGCAAGGGGTTCAG ATTTATATTCTTCTCTACAAAGAGGTTGCCCTTGCTTTGAAAATCAATAGTGACTATAGCAAGAGAAAGCTTCTTAGCATCCATGAGAATGTGAGGGTACTGCGTTATCCTGACCACTTCTCTTCTGGTGTTTACTTATG gtcccACCATGAAAAGCTTGTCATTATAGATTATCAAATATGCTTCATTGGAGGACTGGATTTATGCTTTGGTCGTTATGACACATGTGAACACAAAGTGGGTGATTGCCCTCCTTTGATATGGCCTGGAAAGGACTACTATAACCCAAG GGAATCTGAACCAAATTCATGGGAAGACACTATGAAAGATGAGGTGGATCGTGGAAAATATCCTCGTATGCCATGGCATGATGTTCATTGTGCTCTTTGGGGACCGTCATGTCGTGACATTGCTAGGCACTTTGTTCAGCGCTGGAACTATGCAAAG AGAAATAAAGCTCCAAATGAGCAAGCAATCCCACTTCTGATGCCTCAACAGCACATGGTTATTCCACATTACATGGGAAAAAGCAGAGAGATTGAGGTTGAAAGTAAAAATGTTCAAAATCATAGCGACCTTAGAAGACAGGATTCCTTTTCTGCGAGATCGTCACTACAAGATATCCCACTTCTCTTGCCTCAAGAAGCTGATGGGCTTGATAGTGGAGAACCAAAATTAAACAGGCTGGACCTCAGTAATCTCGATCAGCCAAGCAAAGTTAGCAGTGGTCTATCTTTCTCTTTCAGGAAGTCCAAAATTGAAGCAGTAGGTCCGGATACACCATTGAAGGGCTTTGTAGATAACTTTGAGTCCTTGGATCATCATGAGAAACTGCTTTCAGATAGGGTGGCACAGCCCGGCATGAAAAGTTCAGATCCAGATTGGTGGGAAACTCAAGAACGGGGTGATCAGGGTGGATTTGCTGATGAATCCGGTCAAGTTGGTCCTCGTGTTTCATGTCGCTGTCAG GTCATTAGAAGTGTCAGCCAGTGGTCTGCTGGAACAAGCCAAACTGAAGAGAGCATTCATGGTGCTTATCGTTCTCTAATTGAGAAAGCAGAACACTTTATCTACATTGAG aaccaattttttatatcaGGCCTCTCTGGAGATGAGACAATACGCAATCGTGTGTTAGAAGCATTATTTCGACGTATTATGCGAGCATACAACGATAAGAAGCTTTTTAGGGTTATAATTGTTATACCACTACTACCAGGTTTCCAG GGGGGTCTGGATGATGGAGGTGCAGCATCCGTGAGAGCCATAATGCATTGGCAACATCGAACTATTTGCAGAGGACATAATTCGATATTGCATAATCTCTATGAGCTTCTTGGTCCTAAAACACATGATTACATTTCTTTCTATGGCCTTAGAGCTTATGGAAAACTTTCTGCGGGTGGTCCTGTGGCCTCTAGTCAG GTATATGTGCATAGTAAAGTTATGATTGCTGATGATTGCATAGCATTGATTGGATCAGCTAATATCAATGATAGGAGTTTGCTTGGTTCAAGAGATTCAGAG ATTGGTGTTCTTATTGAGGACAAAGAGGCAGTCAATTCATTCATGGGAGGAAAACCATGGAAGGCTGGAAAATTCTCTCTAACACTTCGTTTGTCACTGTGGTCTGAACACCTTGGCCTTCGCTCAGGAGAG ATTGATCGAATAATTGACCCTGTAGCTGATTCAACTTACAAGGATATTTGGATGGCAACTGCTAAG ACAAATACTGCAATTTACCAAGATGTCTTCGCTTGCATACCTAACGATCTTATACATACAAG AGCTGCACTTAGACAAACCATGGCCCTTTGGAAGGAGAGACTCGGCCATTCTACTATTGATTTAGGAATAGCCCCAGAGAAGTTAGAATCGTATCATAATGGAGATATCGAGAAAAGCGATCCAATGGAGAGATTAGCGGCTGTGAGGGGGCACCTCGTTTCGTTCCCCCTCGATTTCATGTGCAAAGAAGATTTAAGACCTGTGTTCAACGAGAGTGAGTATTATGCGTCTTCTCAAGTTTTTCATTAG
- the LOC122300402 gene encoding phospholipase D zeta 1 isoform X1, with product MASEQLMSGSGTRYVQMQSDPSPSLTPSFHSFRQSSADFTRIFDDLPEATIVSVSRPDAGDISPVLLTYTIEFQYKQFKWRLVKKASHVFYLHFNLKKRAFIEEIHEKQEQVKEWLQNLGIVDQAAMVQDDDEHDDEAIPLTHDESSKKRDVPSSAALPIITPALGRQQSISDRGKVAMQGYLNHFLGNLDIVNSREVCRFLEVSKLSFSPEYGPKLKEDYVMVKHLPKILNGDDERKCCPCHWFNCCNDNWQKVWAVLKPGFLALLEDPFHTQPLDIIVFDVLPASDGNGEGRVSLAKEIKEQNPLRHAFKVTCGNRSIRIRAKSSAKVKDWVAAVNDAGLRPPEGWCHPHRFGSFAPPRGLTEDGSQAQWFVDGRAAFEAIASSIEDAKSEIFICGWWLCPELYLRRPFDAHASSRLENLLEAKAKQGVQIYILLYKEVALALKINSDYSKRKLLSIHENVRVLRYPDHFSSGVYLWSHHEKLVIIDYQICFIGGLDLCFGRYDTCEHKVGDCPPLIWPGKDYYNPRESEPNSWEDTMKDEVDRGKYPRMPWHDVHCALWGPSCRDIARHFVQRWNYAKRNKAPNEQAIPLLMPQQHMVIPHYMGKSREIEVESKNVQNHSDLRRQDSFSARSSLQDIPLLLPQEADGLDSGEPKLNRLDLSNLDQPSKVSSGLSFSFRKSKIEAVGPDTPLKGFVDNFESLDHHEKLLSDRVAQPGMKSSDPDWWETQERGDQGGFADESGQVGPRVSCRCQVIRSVSQWSAGTSQTEESIHGAYRSLIEKAEHFIYIENQFFISGLSGDETIRNRVLEALFRRIMRAYNDKKLFRVIIVIPLLPGFQGGLDDGGAASVRAIMHWQHRTICRGHNSILHNLYELLGPKTHDYISFYGLRAYGKLSAGGPVASSQVYVHSKVMIADDCIALIGSANINDRSLLGSRDSEIGVLIEDKEAVNSFMGGKPWKAGKFSLTLRLSLWSEHLGLRSGEIDRIIDPVADSTYKDIWMATAKTNTAIYQDVFACIPNDLIHTRYNAILNSFSIYPLSFILCANNYISILRRAALRQTMALWKERLGHSTIDLGIAPEKLESYHNGDIEKSDPMERLAAVRGHLVSFPLDFMCKEDLRPVFNESEYYASSQVFH from the exons atggcgTCGGAACAGTTAATGTCGGGTTCCGGTACCCGGTACGTACAAATGCAATCGGACCCGTCGCCGTCTTTAACGCCGTCCTTCCACTCGTTCCGTCAAAGCTCCGCTGATTTCACTCGGATTTTTGACGATTTGCCTGAGGCCACTATCGTCTCCGTCTCTCGCCCCGACGCCGGCGATATCAGCCCCGTGCTCCTCACTTATACCATCGAGTTCCAATACAAACAG TTCAAGTGGCGCCTAGTAAAGAAGGCTTCGCATGTTTTCTATTTGCACTTCAATTTGAAGAAACGTGCGTTCATCGAGGAAATTCATGAGAAGCAGGAGCAG GTTAAAGAATGGCTTCAAAATCTAGGAATAGTAGATCAAGCAGCCATGGTGcaagatgatgatgaacatgatgATGAGGCCATTCCCCTAACTCATGATGAAAGTTCCAAAAAAAG AGATGTTCCATCTAGTGCTGCTCTGCCAATTATTACACCAGCCCTGGGAAGGCAACAGTCCATATCAGATAGAGGAAAGGTTGCAATGCAAGGGTATTTAAATCACTTTCTTGGGAACCTTGATATCGTCAACTCCCGAGAG GTTTGCAGGTTTCTGGAGGTTTCAAAGTTATCATTCTCACCAGAATATGGTCCTAAGCTGAAGGAAGATTATGTGATGGTGAAGCATCTACCAAAAATTTTAAACGGCGATGACGAGAGGAAATGTTGTCCTTGTCATTGGTTCAACTGTTGCAATGACAATTGGCAAAAG GTTTGGGCTGTGCTAAAACCTGGATTCTTGGCATTGCTGGAGGATCCTTTTCATACCCAACCCCTAGATATAATTGTCTTTGATGTACTACCTGCCTCAGATGGGAATGGAGAGGGTCGAGTATCACTAgcaaaagaaataaaggaacagAATCCCTTACGCCATGCTTTTAAG GTGACTTGTGGAAATAGGAGCATTAGGATAAGAGCTAAGAGTAGTGCTAAAGTTAAAGATTGGGTTGCTGCAGTCAATGATGCTGGACTAAGGCCTCCTGAGGGCTGGTGTCACCCTCACCGCTTTGGCTCTTTTGCTCCTCCAAGGGGTTTGACTGAAGATGGTAGTCAGGCTCAATGGTTTGTAGATGGTCGAGCAGCATTTGAAGCTATTGCTTCTTCTATTGAGGATGCAAAATCCGAG ATATTTATTTGTGGCTGGTGGTTGTGCCCAGAACTGTATCTACGACGTCCTTTTGATGCTCATGCCTCATCCAGGCTCGAAAATTTGCTGGAAGCAAAAGCTAAGCAAGGGGTTCAG ATTTATATTCTTCTCTACAAAGAGGTTGCCCTTGCTTTGAAAATCAATAGTGACTATAGCAAGAGAAAGCTTCTTAGCATCCATGAGAATGTGAGGGTACTGCGTTATCCTGACCACTTCTCTTCTGGTGTTTACTTATG gtcccACCATGAAAAGCTTGTCATTATAGATTATCAAATATGCTTCATTGGAGGACTGGATTTATGCTTTGGTCGTTATGACACATGTGAACACAAAGTGGGTGATTGCCCTCCTTTGATATGGCCTGGAAAGGACTACTATAACCCAAG GGAATCTGAACCAAATTCATGGGAAGACACTATGAAAGATGAGGTGGATCGTGGAAAATATCCTCGTATGCCATGGCATGATGTTCATTGTGCTCTTTGGGGACCGTCATGTCGTGACATTGCTAGGCACTTTGTTCAGCGCTGGAACTATGCAAAG AGAAATAAAGCTCCAAATGAGCAAGCAATCCCACTTCTGATGCCTCAACAGCACATGGTTATTCCACATTACATGGGAAAAAGCAGAGAGATTGAGGTTGAAAGTAAAAATGTTCAAAATCATAGCGACCTTAGAAGACAGGATTCCTTTTCTGCGAGATCGTCACTACAAGATATCCCACTTCTCTTGCCTCAAGAAGCTGATGGGCTTGATAGTGGAGAACCAAAATTAAACAGGCTGGACCTCAGTAATCTCGATCAGCCAAGCAAAGTTAGCAGTGGTCTATCTTTCTCTTTCAGGAAGTCCAAAATTGAAGCAGTAGGTCCGGATACACCATTGAAGGGCTTTGTAGATAACTTTGAGTCCTTGGATCATCATGAGAAACTGCTTTCAGATAGGGTGGCACAGCCCGGCATGAAAAGTTCAGATCCAGATTGGTGGGAAACTCAAGAACGGGGTGATCAGGGTGGATTTGCTGATGAATCCGGTCAAGTTGGTCCTCGTGTTTCATGTCGCTGTCAG GTCATTAGAAGTGTCAGCCAGTGGTCTGCTGGAACAAGCCAAACTGAAGAGAGCATTCATGGTGCTTATCGTTCTCTAATTGAGAAAGCAGAACACTTTATCTACATTGAG aaccaattttttatatcaGGCCTCTCTGGAGATGAGACAATACGCAATCGTGTGTTAGAAGCATTATTTCGACGTATTATGCGAGCATACAACGATAAGAAGCTTTTTAGGGTTATAATTGTTATACCACTACTACCAGGTTTCCAG GGGGGTCTGGATGATGGAGGTGCAGCATCCGTGAGAGCCATAATGCATTGGCAACATCGAACTATTTGCAGAGGACATAATTCGATATTGCATAATCTCTATGAGCTTCTTGGTCCTAAAACACATGATTACATTTCTTTCTATGGCCTTAGAGCTTATGGAAAACTTTCTGCGGGTGGTCCTGTGGCCTCTAGTCAG GTATATGTGCATAGTAAAGTTATGATTGCTGATGATTGCATAGCATTGATTGGATCAGCTAATATCAATGATAGGAGTTTGCTTGGTTCAAGAGATTCAGAG ATTGGTGTTCTTATTGAGGACAAAGAGGCAGTCAATTCATTCATGGGAGGAAAACCATGGAAGGCTGGAAAATTCTCTCTAACACTTCGTTTGTCACTGTGGTCTGAACACCTTGGCCTTCGCTCAGGAGAG ATTGATCGAATAATTGACCCTGTAGCTGATTCAACTTACAAGGATATTTGGATGGCAACTGCTAAG ACAAATACTGCAATTTACCAAGATGTCTTCGCTTGCATACCTAACGATCTTATACATACAAGGTATAATGcaattcttaattctttctctatCTATCCCCTTTCCTTCATCTTATGTGCTAACAACTATATTTCAATCCTTCGCAGAGCTGCACTTAGACAAACCATGGCCCTTTGGAAGGAGAGACTCGGCCATTCTACTATTGATTTAGGAATAGCCCCAGAGAAGTTAGAATCGTATCATAATGGAGATATCGAGAAAAGCGATCCAATGGAGAGATTAGCGGCTGTGAGGGGGCACCTCGTTTCGTTCCCCCTCGATTTCATGTGCAAAGAAGATTTAAGACCTGTGTTCAACGAGAGTGAGTATTATGCGTCTTCTCAAGTTTTTCATTAG
- the LOC122300402 gene encoding phospholipase D zeta 1 isoform X3: MVQDDDEHDDEAIPLTHDESSKKRDVPSSAALPIITPALGRQQSISDRGKVAMQGYLNHFLGNLDIVNSREVCRFLEVSKLSFSPEYGPKLKEDYVMVKHLPKILNGDDERKCCPCHWFNCCNDNWQKVWAVLKPGFLALLEDPFHTQPLDIIVFDVLPASDGNGEGRVSLAKEIKEQNPLRHAFKVTCGNRSIRIRAKSSAKVKDWVAAVNDAGLRPPEGWCHPHRFGSFAPPRGLTEDGSQAQWFVDGRAAFEAIASSIEDAKSEIFICGWWLCPELYLRRPFDAHASSRLENLLEAKAKQGVQIYILLYKEVALALKINSDYSKRKLLSIHENVRVLRYPDHFSSGVYLWSHHEKLVIIDYQICFIGGLDLCFGRYDTCEHKVGDCPPLIWPGKDYYNPRESEPNSWEDTMKDEVDRGKYPRMPWHDVHCALWGPSCRDIARHFVQRWNYAKRNKAPNEQAIPLLMPQQHMVIPHYMGKSREIEVESKNVQNHSDLRRQDSFSARSSLQDIPLLLPQEADGLDSGEPKLNRLDLSNLDQPSKVSSGLSFSFRKSKIEAVGPDTPLKGFVDNFESLDHHEKLLSDRVAQPGMKSSDPDWWETQERGDQGGFADESGQVGPRVSCRCQVIRSVSQWSAGTSQTEESIHGAYRSLIEKAEHFIYIENQFFISGLSGDETIRNRVLEALFRRIMRAYNDKKLFRVIIVIPLLPGFQGGLDDGGAASVRAIMHWQHRTICRGHNSILHNLYELLGPKTHDYISFYGLRAYGKLSAGGPVASSQVYVHSKVMIADDCIALIGSANINDRSLLGSRDSEIGVLIEDKEAVNSFMGGKPWKAGKFSLTLRLSLWSEHLGLRSGEIDRIIDPVADSTYKDIWMATAKTNTAIYQDVFACIPNDLIHTRAALRQTMALWKERLGHSTIDLGIAPEKLESYHNGDIEKSDPMERLAAVRGHLVSFPLDFMCKEDLRPVFNESEYYASSQVFH; the protein is encoded by the exons ATGGTGcaagatgatgatgaacatgatgATGAGGCCATTCCCCTAACTCATGATGAAAGTTCCAAAAAAAG AGATGTTCCATCTAGTGCTGCTCTGCCAATTATTACACCAGCCCTGGGAAGGCAACAGTCCATATCAGATAGAGGAAAGGTTGCAATGCAAGGGTATTTAAATCACTTTCTTGGGAACCTTGATATCGTCAACTCCCGAGAG GTTTGCAGGTTTCTGGAGGTTTCAAAGTTATCATTCTCACCAGAATATGGTCCTAAGCTGAAGGAAGATTATGTGATGGTGAAGCATCTACCAAAAATTTTAAACGGCGATGACGAGAGGAAATGTTGTCCTTGTCATTGGTTCAACTGTTGCAATGACAATTGGCAAAAG GTTTGGGCTGTGCTAAAACCTGGATTCTTGGCATTGCTGGAGGATCCTTTTCATACCCAACCCCTAGATATAATTGTCTTTGATGTACTACCTGCCTCAGATGGGAATGGAGAGGGTCGAGTATCACTAgcaaaagaaataaaggaacagAATCCCTTACGCCATGCTTTTAAG GTGACTTGTGGAAATAGGAGCATTAGGATAAGAGCTAAGAGTAGTGCTAAAGTTAAAGATTGGGTTGCTGCAGTCAATGATGCTGGACTAAGGCCTCCTGAGGGCTGGTGTCACCCTCACCGCTTTGGCTCTTTTGCTCCTCCAAGGGGTTTGACTGAAGATGGTAGTCAGGCTCAATGGTTTGTAGATGGTCGAGCAGCATTTGAAGCTATTGCTTCTTCTATTGAGGATGCAAAATCCGAG ATATTTATTTGTGGCTGGTGGTTGTGCCCAGAACTGTATCTACGACGTCCTTTTGATGCTCATGCCTCATCCAGGCTCGAAAATTTGCTGGAAGCAAAAGCTAAGCAAGGGGTTCAG ATTTATATTCTTCTCTACAAAGAGGTTGCCCTTGCTTTGAAAATCAATAGTGACTATAGCAAGAGAAAGCTTCTTAGCATCCATGAGAATGTGAGGGTACTGCGTTATCCTGACCACTTCTCTTCTGGTGTTTACTTATG gtcccACCATGAAAAGCTTGTCATTATAGATTATCAAATATGCTTCATTGGAGGACTGGATTTATGCTTTGGTCGTTATGACACATGTGAACACAAAGTGGGTGATTGCCCTCCTTTGATATGGCCTGGAAAGGACTACTATAACCCAAG GGAATCTGAACCAAATTCATGGGAAGACACTATGAAAGATGAGGTGGATCGTGGAAAATATCCTCGTATGCCATGGCATGATGTTCATTGTGCTCTTTGGGGACCGTCATGTCGTGACATTGCTAGGCACTTTGTTCAGCGCTGGAACTATGCAAAG AGAAATAAAGCTCCAAATGAGCAAGCAATCCCACTTCTGATGCCTCAACAGCACATGGTTATTCCACATTACATGGGAAAAAGCAGAGAGATTGAGGTTGAAAGTAAAAATGTTCAAAATCATAGCGACCTTAGAAGACAGGATTCCTTTTCTGCGAGATCGTCACTACAAGATATCCCACTTCTCTTGCCTCAAGAAGCTGATGGGCTTGATAGTGGAGAACCAAAATTAAACAGGCTGGACCTCAGTAATCTCGATCAGCCAAGCAAAGTTAGCAGTGGTCTATCTTTCTCTTTCAGGAAGTCCAAAATTGAAGCAGTAGGTCCGGATACACCATTGAAGGGCTTTGTAGATAACTTTGAGTCCTTGGATCATCATGAGAAACTGCTTTCAGATAGGGTGGCACAGCCCGGCATGAAAAGTTCAGATCCAGATTGGTGGGAAACTCAAGAACGGGGTGATCAGGGTGGATTTGCTGATGAATCCGGTCAAGTTGGTCCTCGTGTTTCATGTCGCTGTCAG GTCATTAGAAGTGTCAGCCAGTGGTCTGCTGGAACAAGCCAAACTGAAGAGAGCATTCATGGTGCTTATCGTTCTCTAATTGAGAAAGCAGAACACTTTATCTACATTGAG aaccaattttttatatcaGGCCTCTCTGGAGATGAGACAATACGCAATCGTGTGTTAGAAGCATTATTTCGACGTATTATGCGAGCATACAACGATAAGAAGCTTTTTAGGGTTATAATTGTTATACCACTACTACCAGGTTTCCAG GGGGGTCTGGATGATGGAGGTGCAGCATCCGTGAGAGCCATAATGCATTGGCAACATCGAACTATTTGCAGAGGACATAATTCGATATTGCATAATCTCTATGAGCTTCTTGGTCCTAAAACACATGATTACATTTCTTTCTATGGCCTTAGAGCTTATGGAAAACTTTCTGCGGGTGGTCCTGTGGCCTCTAGTCAG GTATATGTGCATAGTAAAGTTATGATTGCTGATGATTGCATAGCATTGATTGGATCAGCTAATATCAATGATAGGAGTTTGCTTGGTTCAAGAGATTCAGAG ATTGGTGTTCTTATTGAGGACAAAGAGGCAGTCAATTCATTCATGGGAGGAAAACCATGGAAGGCTGGAAAATTCTCTCTAACACTTCGTTTGTCACTGTGGTCTGAACACCTTGGCCTTCGCTCAGGAGAG ATTGATCGAATAATTGACCCTGTAGCTGATTCAACTTACAAGGATATTTGGATGGCAACTGCTAAG ACAAATACTGCAATTTACCAAGATGTCTTCGCTTGCATACCTAACGATCTTATACATACAAG AGCTGCACTTAGACAAACCATGGCCCTTTGGAAGGAGAGACTCGGCCATTCTACTATTGATTTAGGAATAGCCCCAGAGAAGTTAGAATCGTATCATAATGGAGATATCGAGAAAAGCGATCCAATGGAGAGATTAGCGGCTGTGAGGGGGCACCTCGTTTCGTTCCCCCTCGATTTCATGTGCAAAGAAGATTTAAGACCTGTGTTCAACGAGAGTGAGTATTATGCGTCTTCTCAAGTTTTTCATTAG